In Electrophorus electricus isolate fEleEle1 chromosome 1, fEleEle1.pri, whole genome shotgun sequence, a single window of DNA contains:
- the LOC113580892 gene encoding primary amine oxidase, liver isozyme-like, with amino-acid sequence MVAQVTNSLVKFLLILIGLVSVILNIVLMCLNSNRLPKCQLQPQESIVVNHSERSLIFADLTPQEYQLVRNYMWGQADLKISHAATARTSENFIFLIDLLLPKKADALLYLDVKGPKPPREATVVVFFGERGYLKEYVVGPLSGDMRHRDVTKEKYKLPSLPFTARPVTIGEYVQLFTFLYNEVFRKLETELKESFGYIPNQRNLNAFEGMPRGVTAGDRKTWLSFFRDYSGMYIHPVGFEVLINHEDKNSSNWKVEKLLYNGEYFESINSFKRSYATSRLNKIVFKDISNYASLKPRRRPTGLGPQQYYVQGKRFSVRNNQVIYLDWNFAFGLSSLTGMRVFDVRFKGERIAYELSVQEAMSVYGSITPGMILTKFLDSSIGIGRFAHELVRGVDCPYLATYVDVYRYIDTNVTQRYRNAICVFEHDTGRPLRRHFSDFFHNSYGGLANSALYFRTITAIGNYDYIWDFIFYQSGSVEARVHATGYISSSFKVDGSLKFGHQVAENVLGNIHTHFVNFKVDLDILGVKNVFQTKDMVFEEVPLPWMPQRKAKIPHLVENQIRTERDGALRYDSKMPRYLHVASNQTNCWGHQRSYKLQVVSFAGDHLPESEPEEKSMSWARYKVAITKHKDEEQTSSSLYSQNYMWDPVVDFSKYIEDNEVIDNEDLVAWVTAGFLHIPHAEDIPNTVTVGNGGGVLLRPHNYFDEDPSIHSPDGVYFNPGSENDCEYNKIACLDKGLCSPSLDPFTYHGFEGVMRFEE; translated from the exons ATGGTGGCTCAAGTGACGAATTCCCTTGTTAAGTTCCTGCTGATACTAATTGGACTTGTATCGGTAATACTCAACATTGTGTTAATGTGCTTGAATTCAAATAGACTTCCAAAATGTCAGTTACAACCGCAGGAGTCGATCGTAGTCAACCACTCGGAGCGCAGTTTGATATTTGCAGATCTCACTCCCCAGGAGTACCAATTAGTTCGCAACTACATGTGGGGTCAAGCAGATTTAAAAATTTCTCATGCCGCCACAGCAAGAACATCAGAGAACTTCATCTTCTTAATTGACCTCTTGCTTCCGAAAAAAGCTGATGCTCTGCTCTATCTGGACGTGAAGGGACCCAAACCTCCACGTGAAGCAACGGTTGTTGTCTTCTTTGGAGAGCGCGGGTACCTCAAGGAGTATGTGGTGGGACCGCTATCTGGGGACATGCGACATCGagatgttacaaaggagaaatacaAACTCCCTAGTCTACCTTTCACGGCCCGACCAGTCACAATTGGAGAATATGTACAGCTTTTTACCTTCCTATATAATGAGGTATTTCGGAAACTTGAAACAGAACTAAAGGAAAGTTTTGGCTATATTCCAAACCAAAGGAACCTGAATGCGTTCGAGGGAATGCCTCGCGGGGTGACGGCAGGCGACCGCAAGACATGGCTTTCCTTTTTTCGTGACTACAGTGGGATGTATATCCATCCAGTGGGATTTGAAGTTTTAATCAATCATGAAGACAAAAACTCTTCAAACTGGAAGGTTGAAAAGTTATTGTACAATGGTGAATATTTTGAGAGcataaatagttttaaaaggaGCTATGCAACAAGTCGTTTAAATAAGATTGTCTTCAAAGACATTTCTAATTATGCATCACTGAAACCGAGAAGAAGACCCACTGGCTTGGGACCGCAACAGTATTATGTCCAAGGTAAACGATTCAGCGTGAGGAATAACCAGGTCATTTACCTGGACTGGAATTTCGCCTTTGGGTTGAGCTCGCTCACTGGCATGCGCGTGTTTGATGTTCGATTCAAAGGAGAAAGGATTGCCTACGAGCTCAGCGTTCAAGAGGCGATGTCTGTGTACGGTTCTATCACGCCAGGTATGATCCTTACTAAATTCCTGGATTCCAGCATCGGGATCGGACGCTTTGCTCACGAACTGGTGCGAGGCGTTGACTGTCCTTACTTGGCTACTTATGTAGACGTTTACCGCTACATCGACACAAATGTTACACAGCGTTACAGGAACgccatatgtgtgtttgagcatgacACTGGCCGACCGCTACGACGACACTTTTCAGACTTTTTCCATAACAGCTACGGAGGTCTGGCAAACAGCGCTTTGTATTTCCGTACCATCACAGCTATAGGTAACTACGATTATATTTGGGACTTCATATTTTATCAGAGCGGTTCCGTGGAGGCACGAGTACACGCCACTGGCTACATATCGTCATCATTCAAAGTTGATGGAAGTCTGAAGTTTGGCCACCAGGTCGCGGAAAATGTTCTTGGGAATATCCACACACATTTCGTCAACTTCAAGGTGGATCTGGATATTTTAG GTGTGAAGAATGTGTTTCAGACTAAAGACATGGTGTTTGAGGAGGTACCATTACCTTGGATGCCGCAGCGCAAGGCGAAGATCCCACATCTGGTGGAGAATCAAATCAGGACGGAGAGAGACGGGGCACTGCGCTATGACAGCAAGATGCCCCGCTACCTCCATGTAGCCAGCAATCAGACCAACTGCTGGGGCCACCAGCGCTCCTACAAGCTGCAGGTGGTGAGCTTTGCTGGGGACCACCTTCCTGAGAGTGAGCCTGAGGAGAAGAGTATGAGCTGGGCACG ataCAAAGTTGccataacaaaacataaagaTGAGGAGCAGACCAGCAGTAGCCTCTATAGTCAGAACTACATGTGGGACCCAGTGGTTGACTTCAGCAAGTATATTGAGGATAATGAGGTCATTGATAATGAG GACCTGGTTGCCTGGGTTACTGCAGGCTTCCTCCATATTCCACATGCTGAGGACATCCCCAACACTGTTACCGTGGGCAACGGGGGCGGGGTCCTTCTGAGGCCGCACAATTACTTTGATGAAGATCCCTCCATCCATTCGCCTGATGGTGTGTACTTCAATCCTGGTTCAGAGAATGACTGCGAGTACAACAAGATAGCATGTTTAGATAAAGGTCTGTGTAGTCCATCACTGGACCCTTTCACTTACCACGGATTTGAAGGGGTCATGCGATTTGAAGAATGa